GCAAGGCGACTATTCTGATTACAGGGGACAATTTCGGAGCGGGTTCCTCTCGGGAGCACGCTGCCTGGGCCTTGGCTGACTATGGATTTAAGGTAGTCATTGCTGGATCTTTCGGGGATATTCACTACAATAACGAGCTGAATAACGGTATGCTGCCTATCGTCCAGCCACTGGAAGTCCGGCAAGCTTTGGCTAATCTGAAGCCGACGGATGAAGTGACGGTGGATTTGGAGCAGCAGAAGATTTTTTCACCAGTGGGAGAATTCTCCTTTGACATTGATGGAGAATGGAAGCACAAGCTCCTCAACGGTCTGGATGACATCGGTATTACCCTGCAGTATGAGGATTTGATTGCAGAATATGAAAAAAATCGTCCCTCTTATTGGCAGTAAAATTGTTTTCGATATATTGAGAAAATTCTGAAAACATCTTGTCTCCGATAAAAATATATGGTAAAATAAATCTTAATTTAATAGAAAAGGAAGAAACTTATGACAAAACACATTCAATGGAACGGAACTCTTTCACAAGAAGGTTATGACATCCTAAAAGGCGATGGCGGCTGTATCGTTTGCCCGACAAAGGTGGGTTACATCATTATGACTAGCGATAAAGCTGGCTTGGAGCGTAAGTTCGAAGCTAAGGCTCGTAACCGTAATAAGCCTGGTGTTGTCCTCTGTGGCAGTATGGATGAGCTTCGCGCTTTAGCACAACTCAATCCAGAAATTGAAGCTTTTTATCAAAAGCATTGGGATGAAGATATCCTCTTGGGTTGTATCCTTCCATGGAAGCCAGAAGCTTTTGAAAAGCTCAAAGCCTATGGCGACGGTCGGGAAGAGCTGATGACAGATGTTCGTGGCACGAGCTGTTTTGTTATTAAGTTTGGTAAGGCGGGCGAGCAGCTGGCAGCTAAGCTTTGGGAAGAAGGCAAGATGGTTTATGCTTCCTCAGCCAACCCATCCGGTAAAGGAAACCGCGGCAAGGTAGAAGGAATTGGAGAGCGCATCGAAAATGCTGTTGACTTAGTCATTGAAGCAGATGACTATGTAGCCTCTATCCAGCCAGACAAGACCATTGAAACTCGCTACGAGCAAGGTGTTATGGTCTCCATGGTGGGCAAGGATGGAAAACTGATTCCAGAACAAGGTGGGCAACGGTCCATCTCACCAGCACCAGTGGTCATCCGCAAAGGATTGGACATCGACAAAATCATGATGCACCTGTCCGATACCTTTAACTCATGGGATTACCGTCAGGGTGAATATTACTAAGATAAAAAGAAGCTCAGTGCGAGAGGGGGATTTCCTCTTTACACCGGGCTTTTTAGTTTA
This genomic window from Streptococcus cristatus AS 1.3089 contains:
- a CDS encoding L-threonylcarbamoyladenylate synthase, giving the protein MTKHIQWNGTLSQEGYDILKGDGGCIVCPTKVGYIIMTSDKAGLERKFEAKARNRNKPGVVLCGSMDELRALAQLNPEIEAFYQKHWDEDILLGCILPWKPEAFEKLKAYGDGREELMTDVRGTSCFVIKFGKAGEQLAAKLWEEGKMVYASSANPSGKGNRGKVEGIGERIENAVDLVIEADDYVASIQPDKTIETRYEQGVMVSMVGKDGKLIPEQGGQRSISPAPVVIRKGLDIDKIMMHLSDTFNSWDYRQGEYY